One window from the genome of Pedococcus badiiscoriae encodes:
- a CDS encoding alpha/beta fold hydrolase: MSSNEPVITSYAAAPARTVTTRGATYAYRELGPRGGIPVVFFVHLAATLDNWDPRIVDAIANSRHVITFDQRGVGASPGRVPDTIEEAADHAYEFITALGFDKVDVFSFSMGGMIAQDLVVKHPDLVRRLVLTGTGPRGGKDMDKVVGVTYWDILRATLTRSDPKEFLFFNRNAAGKAAGKAFVKRLEERTADRDKPIGVRAFQTQLKAIQRYGRSAPSDLSRFTQPTLIANGDHDRMVPSVLSEGLHRRIKGSELVIYPDSGHGGIFQFHEEFAPLAAAFLAD; this comes from the coding sequence ATGAGCAGCAACGAACCCGTCATCACTTCCTATGCCGCAGCGCCGGCCCGCACCGTCACCACCCGGGGCGCCACGTACGCCTACCGTGAGCTCGGCCCGAGGGGCGGCATCCCGGTCGTCTTCTTCGTGCACCTGGCGGCGACCCTGGACAACTGGGACCCGCGGATCGTCGACGCGATCGCGAATAGCCGACACGTCATCACCTTCGACCAGCGGGGCGTCGGCGCCTCGCCGGGAAGGGTCCCCGACACGATCGAGGAAGCTGCCGACCACGCCTACGAGTTCATCACTGCCCTGGGGTTCGACAAGGTCGACGTGTTCTCGTTCTCGATGGGCGGCATGATCGCCCAGGACCTGGTCGTCAAGCATCCCGATCTGGTCCGCAGGCTCGTCCTGACCGGCACCGGACCTCGCGGCGGCAAGGACATGGACAAGGTCGTCGGCGTGACCTACTGGGACATCCTGCGCGCGACCCTGACCCGGTCGGACCCCAAGGAGTTCCTGTTCTTCAACCGCAACGCGGCCGGCAAGGCAGCCGGCAAGGCGTTCGTGAAAAGGCTGGAGGAGCGCACCGCGGACCGCGACAAGCCGATCGGGGTCAGGGCCTTCCAGACCCAGCTGAAGGCGATCCAGAGGTACGGGCGCTCTGCTCCCTCGGACCTCTCCCGGTTCACCCAGCCGACCCTGATCGCCAACGGTGATCACGACCGGATGGTGCCGTCGGTGCTCTCCGAGGGCCTCCACCGCCGGATCAAGGGCAGCGAGCTGGTCATCTACCCCGACTCGGGCCACGGGGGCATCTTCCAGTTCCACGAGGAGTTCGCACCCCTCGCGGCAGCGTTCCTCGCCGACTGA
- a CDS encoding TetR/AcrR family transcriptional regulator — translation MARYNKEHKEATRKRIIETAGRRFKQDGIDGSGIATLMADAGLTNGAFYAHFDSKDALVATVVGEELGRQAKEFAELPPGRAGLEAFVDWYLSRDHREHPEAGCPSAALLDEIGRTDTEAKRAYTKGAKAILDEISVRLAPEDPDSARGTALALFTMMVGTMQLARAVSDRRLSNAVLEEGIRSAHAMLANA, via the coding sequence TTGGCGCGGTACAACAAGGAGCACAAGGAAGCGACCCGGAAGCGGATCATCGAGACCGCCGGCCGTCGCTTCAAGCAGGACGGCATCGACGGCTCCGGCATCGCCACCCTGATGGCTGATGCCGGCCTGACCAACGGTGCTTTCTACGCGCACTTCGACTCCAAGGACGCCCTCGTGGCGACCGTGGTCGGCGAGGAGCTCGGACGCCAGGCGAAGGAGTTCGCGGAGCTCCCGCCGGGACGAGCCGGGCTGGAGGCGTTCGTCGACTGGTACCTGTCGCGGGACCATCGTGAGCACCCCGAGGCGGGCTGCCCCTCGGCGGCTTTGCTCGACGAGATCGGCCGGACCGACACGGAGGCGAAGCGGGCGTACACCAAGGGGGCAAAGGCGATCCTCGACGAGATCAGCGTCCGCCTGGCCCCCGAGGACCCCGACTCCGCGCGCGGCACCGCCCTAGCTCTCTTCACGATGATGGTCGGCACCATGCAGCTTGCGCGTGCGGTGTCCGACCGGAGACTCTCCAACGCCGTTCTCGAGGAGGGAATCCGGTCCGCTCACGCCATGCTCGCCAACGCCTGA
- a CDS encoding NADP-dependent oxidoreductase, which translates to MLAFVVEKYGEDGLRAADVPEPGVGERDVLVRAAAASINPLDKLVRNGEFKQLLKHKRPFTLGHDVAGVVTQVGTKVRDFKVGDEVYARPRDYRIGTFAELIAIDQDDVAPKPASLTLQEAAAVPLVALAAWQILVERAEVQPGQKVLVHAGAGGLGSTVVQLAKHLGATVATTTGTATVELVRSLGADVVVDYTQEDFAEVLSGYDLVIDSLGGDNLARSLTVLKPGGRAIGVAGPPDSGFAKQLGGPGILGLVMNAISRKVRRKAKALGVSYEFFFMHASGSQLRTLGALYDSGALRPVIDSVFPFEQTLEAMAYVEQGRTRAGKVVVAMNVADS; encoded by the coding sequence ATGTTGGCGTTCGTCGTCGAGAAGTACGGGGAGGACGGCCTGCGCGCCGCCGACGTGCCCGAGCCCGGGGTCGGCGAACGCGACGTCCTGGTCCGCGCTGCCGCGGCGAGCATCAACCCCCTGGACAAGCTGGTGCGCAACGGCGAGTTCAAGCAGCTCCTGAAGCACAAGCGGCCCTTCACGCTCGGCCACGACGTGGCGGGTGTGGTGACGCAGGTGGGCACCAAGGTGCGGGACTTCAAGGTCGGTGACGAGGTGTACGCCCGTCCGCGCGACTACCGGATCGGGACCTTCGCCGAGCTGATCGCGATCGACCAGGACGACGTCGCGCCCAAGCCCGCGTCCCTGACTCTCCAGGAGGCTGCTGCGGTCCCACTGGTGGCGCTGGCCGCCTGGCAGATCCTCGTGGAGCGCGCCGAGGTCCAGCCCGGTCAGAAGGTCCTCGTCCACGCGGGCGCCGGCGGTCTGGGTTCCACCGTCGTCCAGCTGGCCAAGCACCTCGGGGCCACCGTTGCGACCACCACAGGCACTGCCACCGTGGAGCTGGTCAGGAGCCTCGGCGCGGACGTCGTCGTGGACTACACCCAGGAGGACTTCGCCGAGGTGCTGTCCGGGTACGACCTCGTGATCGACTCCCTCGGCGGGGACAACCTCGCCAGGTCGCTCACGGTGCTGAAACCCGGCGGGCGTGCGATCGGCGTCGCCGGTCCCCCGGACTCCGGGTTTGCCAAGCAGCTCGGCGGCCCGGGCATCCTCGGCCTGGTCATGAACGCCATCAGCCGCAAGGTGCGCAGGAAGGCGAAGGCCCTGGGCGTCAGCTACGAGTTCTTCTTCATGCACGCCAGCGGGTCCCAGCTACGCACCCTCGGGGCCCTCTATGACAGCGGTGCCCTGCGGCCGGTGATCGACTCCGTGTTCCCGTTCGAGCAGACGCTCGAGGCGATGGCGTACGTCGAGCAGGGCCGCACCAGGGCCGGCAAGGTCGTGGTCGCGATGAACGTCGCCGACAGCTGA
- a CDS encoding YajQ family cyclic di-GMP-binding protein, with protein MADSSFDIVSKIDHQEVANALNSAAREVATRYDFKNVGASIEASGEDKVIIKANTEERANAVLDVFQTWLVKRKVSLKHLDIPERGPQLSGKEYRLEIGLQEGISQENAKKVGKIIRDEGPKSVKSQIQGDELRVTSKSRDDLQAVQALLKSKDDLDFAIQFTNYR; from the coding sequence ATGGCCGACAGCTCGTTCGACATCGTCAGCAAGATCGACCACCAGGAGGTCGCCAACGCCCTCAACAGCGCCGCGCGCGAGGTGGCGACCCGCTACGACTTCAAGAACGTCGGCGCCTCGATCGAGGCCAGCGGGGAGGACAAGGTGATCATCAAGGCGAACACCGAGGAGCGCGCGAACGCCGTCCTCGACGTCTTCCAGACCTGGCTGGTCAAGCGCAAGGTCTCGCTCAAGCACCTCGACATCCCGGAGCGCGGCCCGCAGCTGTCCGGCAAGGAGTACCGCCTCGAGATCGGCCTCCAGGAAGGCATCTCGCAGGAGAACGCCAAGAAGGTCGGCAAGATCATCCGCGACGAGGGCCCGAAGTCGGTCAAGTCGCAGATCCAGGGCGACGAGCTGCGCGTCACCAGCAAGTCGCGCGACGACCTGCAGGCCGTGCAGGCCCTGCTCAAGAGCAAGGACGACCTGGACTTCGCGATCCAGTTCACCAACTACCGCTGA
- a CDS encoding serine/threonine-protein kinase — translation MNRLNEGDTLGGRYELGVRIASGGMADVWAGTDTVLRRTVAVKVMRPDTGHEELFALRFRDEAVHSAALLHPNIATLFDYGEDDGLAFLVMELVKGEPLSLLLKRRGPLDPAEVRSLVGQAALALGVAHEARVIHRDVKPANVLVRPDGLVKLTDFGIARALDAAGHTRAGEMLGTPHYLSPEQAMGAAATGASDLYALGVVAHEMLSGRKPFDRGTPVATALSHVTEPPPPLPDGVPEDLASLVRDCLAKEPADRPANAREVASRVGIGDHEMAGLALGLASALDSWAEDDAPDTDGSVIRFPDLGGPTLAIQSEPGA, via the coding sequence ATGAACCGACTCAACGAAGGTGACACGCTAGGCGGCCGGTACGAGCTCGGGGTCCGGATCGCCTCCGGCGGCATGGCCGACGTCTGGGCCGGCACCGACACGGTCCTGCGGCGCACCGTGGCCGTGAAGGTCATGCGTCCCGACACCGGCCACGAGGAGCTCTTCGCGCTGCGGTTCCGTGACGAGGCCGTCCATTCGGCCGCGCTGTTGCACCCCAACATCGCGACGCTGTTCGACTACGGCGAGGACGACGGACTGGCCTTCCTCGTGATGGAGCTCGTCAAGGGTGAGCCGTTGTCGTTGCTCCTCAAGCGCCGCGGCCCCCTCGACCCGGCGGAGGTGCGCTCCCTCGTGGGACAGGCTGCGCTCGCCCTGGGCGTCGCCCACGAGGCCCGCGTGATCCACCGCGACGTGAAGCCGGCCAACGTCCTGGTGCGCCCCGACGGGCTGGTGAAGCTCACCGACTTCGGGATCGCGCGCGCTCTGGACGCCGCTGGTCACACCAGGGCCGGCGAGATGCTCGGCACGCCGCACTACCTCAGCCCCGAGCAGGCCATGGGTGCGGCCGCGACCGGCGCCAGCGATCTCTATGCCCTGGGTGTGGTCGCCCACGAGATGCTCTCGGGCAGGAAGCCGTTCGACCGGGGTACCCCTGTCGCCACTGCACTCAGCCACGTCACCGAGCCACCCCCGCCACTGCCGGACGGCGTGCCCGAGGACCTCGCGTCGCTGGTTCGTGACTGCCTGGCGAAGGAACCCGCGGACCGTCCGGCCAACGCGCGCGAGGTCGCCTCGCGTGTCGGCATCGGCGACCACGAGATGGCCGGGCTGGCGCTCGGCCTCGCCAGCGCGCTCGACAGCTGGGCCGAGGACGACGCGCCCGACACGGACGGCTCGGTCATCCGTTTTCCCGACCTGGGTGGCCCAACCCTGGCCATCCAGAGCGAACCGGGCGCCTAG
- the pepN gene encoding aminopeptidase N — protein sequence MPALTRAEARERSTLIDVTRMEVTLDLDRGAESFDSRVRITFSCTTPGQSTFLDVLPSELRSLVLNGSPVDVSGLRDGRIELTGLKAENVLEADAVMTYSRDGQGLHRAVDPADGEHYVYGHLFLDAAPRVFACFDQPDLKAPYVVTVAAPQGWIVLGNGAATQVGPGRWELARTQPLATYFVTVCAGPYASVRDEHDGIPLGLHARASLREHLEREAPQMLEVTKASFDYYHSLFGIRYPFGEYHQVFVPEFNAGAMENPGCVTFRDTMIFRGAAARDEVLSRTNTITHEMAHMWFGDLVTMRWWDDLWLNESFAEYMSHRTCVDATEFTDAWIDSTMARKAWGYAAERTPSTHPVAGGAALDTQAALQDFDGISYAKGAATLRQLIAHIGDEAFIAGVSAHLREHSFGNGTLADFLGSMERASGRSLAAWSKAWLLTAGLDVISVDPSTGVIDRTVPEQFPADRPHTMDVAGFTDGVEVFRIPVTVTQDRTTVEALREAPSADLVVPNAADLTWATVTLDPASVEAVPTALAAVPDPQARAVVWIALLDGVCLGTVDPRVLVRTFGNAWPAEDNGSVLSRTSLALLSRFIPTFLPPDEQAWAERVVADAAGQLLRSAPLGSTRALVAARTVARSTDDESLLRAWAAGLERPSGLEADSDFGWIAVRNLASRGQVDRGFVEARRAEDDTLQGRLHALSATAALPDREAKAWAWAELTTNRTRSNYELNALAQGFWLAADLDVVRPYVERYFAEVPAMTAWVGEDALARVATLAYPARIVEATTAELSAAAVASGRLSVAVRRSVVDAESELREALRSRATFG from the coding sequence ATGCCCGCCCTCACCCGCGCCGAAGCCCGCGAGCGATCCACCCTCATCGACGTGACGCGGATGGAGGTCACACTCGACCTCGACCGGGGTGCGGAGAGCTTCGACTCGCGCGTGCGGATCACCTTCTCCTGCACGACGCCCGGGCAGTCCACGTTCCTGGACGTGTTGCCCTCCGAGCTGCGCTCGCTGGTGCTCAACGGCTCGCCGGTCGACGTGTCGGGCCTGCGTGACGGGCGGATCGAGCTCACCGGTCTGAAGGCCGAGAACGTCCTCGAGGCCGACGCGGTGATGACCTACAGCCGAGACGGCCAGGGACTGCACCGGGCGGTCGACCCGGCCGATGGTGAGCACTACGTCTACGGCCACCTCTTCCTCGACGCCGCACCACGGGTGTTCGCCTGTTTCGACCAGCCCGACCTCAAGGCGCCCTACGTCGTCACCGTCGCCGCCCCGCAGGGGTGGATCGTGCTCGGCAACGGCGCGGCGACCCAGGTCGGGCCCGGGAGGTGGGAGCTGGCGCGGACGCAGCCACTGGCAACGTACTTCGTCACGGTCTGCGCGGGGCCCTACGCCTCCGTGCGCGACGAGCACGACGGCATACCGCTCGGGCTGCACGCCCGGGCCTCGCTCAGGGAGCACCTGGAGCGGGAGGCGCCGCAGATGCTCGAGGTGACCAAGGCGAGCTTCGACTACTACCACTCGCTCTTCGGGATCCGGTACCCGTTCGGGGAGTACCACCAGGTCTTCGTGCCGGAGTTCAACGCGGGCGCGATGGAGAACCCCGGCTGCGTGACGTTCCGCGACACGATGATCTTCCGCGGGGCCGCCGCGCGCGACGAGGTGCTCTCCCGCACCAACACCATCACGCACGAGATGGCCCACATGTGGTTCGGGGACCTCGTCACGATGCGGTGGTGGGACGACCTGTGGCTCAACGAGTCCTTCGCCGAGTACATGTCGCACCGCACCTGCGTGGACGCCACGGAGTTCACCGACGCGTGGATCGACTCGACGATGGCCCGCAAGGCTTGGGGGTATGCCGCCGAGCGCACCCCGTCGACGCACCCGGTCGCCGGGGGAGCCGCCCTCGACACCCAGGCGGCGCTTCAGGACTTCGACGGCATCTCGTACGCCAAGGGAGCCGCCACGCTGCGCCAGCTGATCGCCCACATCGGTGACGAGGCCTTCATCGCCGGGGTGTCGGCGCACCTGCGCGAGCACTCCTTCGGCAATGGCACGCTGGCGGACTTCCTGGGGTCCATGGAGCGCGCGTCCGGCCGGTCGCTGGCAGCCTGGAGCAAGGCCTGGCTGCTCACGGCCGGGCTCGACGTGATCTCGGTGGACCCGTCGACAGGTGTCATCGATCGGACTGTGCCGGAACAGTTTCCCGCGGATCGCCCCCACACGATGGACGTCGCGGGGTTCACCGACGGCGTGGAGGTCTTTCGCATCCCGGTGACCGTGACCCAGGACCGCACCACGGTCGAGGCGTTGCGTGAGGCCCCGTCAGCCGACCTGGTCGTGCCCAACGCCGCCGACCTCACCTGGGCCACCGTGACGCTCGACCCTGCCTCTGTCGAAGCGGTCCCCACGGCTCTGGCGGCGGTGCCGGACCCCCAGGCCCGGGCTGTCGTCTGGATCGCCCTCCTCGACGGCGTCTGCCTCGGGACGGTCGACCCGCGCGTGCTCGTCCGGACCTTCGGCAACGCCTGGCCTGCCGAGGACAACGGCTCGGTGCTGAGCCGGACCTCCCTCGCCCTGCTGTCCCGGTTCATCCCGACCTTCCTGCCGCCGGACGAGCAGGCCTGGGCCGAACGGGTGGTGGCGGACGCGGCCGGGCAGCTTCTCCGGTCCGCCCCGCTGGGGTCGACGCGTGCCCTCGTGGCCGCCCGGACCGTCGCCCGGTCGACGGACGACGAGTCCCTGCTGCGCGCCTGGGCCGCAGGCCTGGAGCGGCCTTCGGGGCTGGAGGCGGACTCGGACTTCGGCTGGATCGCGGTGCGGAACCTCGCCTCCCGCGGTCAGGTCGACCGCGGCTTCGTCGAAGCGCGGCGCGCCGAGGACGACACCCTGCAGGGTCGGCTCCACGCGTTGTCCGCGACCGCGGCGCTGCCGGATCGGGAAGCGAAGGCGTGGGCCTGGGCCGAGCTCACGACCAACCGGACGCGCTCCAACTACGAGCTGAACGCACTGGCGCAGGGCTTCTGGCTCGCCGCGGACCTCGACGTGGTGCGCCCCTACGTCGAGCGGTACTTCGCTGAGGTCCCCGCCATGACCGCCTGGGTCGGGGAGGACGCCCTCGCCCGGGTCGCGACCCTGGCCTACCCGGCGCGGATCGTCGAGGCGACCACCGCCGAGCTCAGCGCTGCGGCGGTCGCGAGCGGCCGGCTCAGCGTGGCGGTGCGCCGGAGCGTGGTCGACGCCGAGTCCGAGCTCCGGGAGGCGCTGCGGTCGCGGGCGACCTTCGGCTGA
- a CDS encoding cold-shock protein, whose amino-acid sequence MAQGTVKWFNAEKGFGFIEQDGGGADVFVHYSAIESGGYRSLDEAQRVEFDITQGPKGPQAEKVTVI is encoded by the coding sequence ATGGCACAGGGAACAGTGAAGTGGTTCAACGCTGAGAAGGGCTTCGGCTTCATCGAGCAGGACGGCGGCGGCGCCGACGTCTTCGTTCACTACAGCGCGATCGAGTCCGGCGGCTACCGCTCGCTCGACGAGGCACAGCGCGTGGAGTTCGACATCACGCAGGGCCCGAAGGGTCCCCAGGCGGAGAAGGTCACGGTCATCTGA
- the htpX gene encoding zinc metalloprotease HtpX, with product MHNHFNGLKTAALFGGIFALLLAIGGLIASSTGRPGFIWLFALFGVGMTAYGYWNSDKLAIKAMHAYPVSEAQAPVMYRIVRELSTAAGKPMPKLYISPTAAPNAFATGRNPEHAAVCCTEGILGLLDERELRGVLGHELMHVYNRDILTGSVAAAVAGIITSVAQMLMFAGIFGGGGNDEDRPNPIALLAMALLAPFAAMLIQMAISRTREYDADEDGAKLTGDPLALASALRKLEVGVARAPLQPTPAIQNSSHMMIANPFRPQDVSRFFSTHPPMSERIARLEQQAYGFRQR from the coding sequence ATGCACAACCATTTCAACGGGCTCAAGACAGCAGCCCTCTTCGGGGGGATCTTCGCGCTCCTCCTGGCCATCGGTGGCCTCATCGCGAGCTCCACCGGCAGACCTGGCTTCATCTGGCTGTTCGCCCTGTTCGGCGTCGGGATGACCGCCTACGGCTACTGGAACTCCGACAAGCTCGCGATCAAGGCGATGCACGCCTATCCGGTGAGCGAGGCCCAGGCGCCGGTGATGTACCGGATCGTGCGCGAGCTCTCCACCGCCGCGGGCAAGCCGATGCCCAAGCTCTACATCAGTCCCACCGCAGCGCCCAATGCCTTCGCCACCGGCCGCAACCCCGAGCACGCTGCGGTGTGCTGCACGGAGGGGATCCTCGGGCTGCTCGACGAGCGCGAGCTGCGAGGCGTCCTCGGACACGAGCTGATGCACGTGTACAACCGCGACATCCTCACCGGTTCGGTGGCGGCCGCGGTGGCCGGCATCATCACCTCGGTGGCCCAGATGCTCATGTTCGCAGGCATCTTCGGCGGTGGCGGCAACGACGAGGACCGCCCGAACCCCATCGCGCTGCTGGCGATGGCCCTGCTCGCGCCGTTCGCGGCGATGCTGATCCAGATGGCGATCAGCCGCACCCGCGAGTACGACGCGGACGAGGACGGCGCCAAGCTCACCGGGGACCCGTTGGCACTGGCGTCCGCCCTGCGCAAGCTCGAGGTCGGCGTGGCCCGGGCGCCCCTGCAGCCGACACCGGCGATCCAGAACTCCAGCCACATGATGATCGCCAACCCGTTCCGCCCGCAGGACGTGTCGCGGTTCTTCTCCACGCACCCGCCGATGTCCGAGCGGATCGCCCGGCTCGAGCAGCAGGCCTACGGCTTCCGCCAGCGCTGA
- a CDS encoding proton-conducting transporter membrane subunit encodes MIAPTAASTSLVTFDWLVLGPVVVPALGAVAVLVADVLAPRLVRVHATVGLLALAAGLALAMPGALRAGDAPLRTLCLPAPDGACLFEAGPLASALQLGAIGSALVVLLLSWPGTDPREHLRGGPAVLVSLVLAATAGAAGVAAAHDLGSWLVCLELATLPAIALVALRGDVHAGRGALALLTTSLVSFAMVVLGAALWLVSTGEAVFAPGAAADALAHPQRRVVLLLAALLLLAGLGFKLSLAPFHVWTPQAYAGSTEPVAAFLAATSKVAALAALLVLVKALVGAGAPVIVAFGLLAAVSMTLGNVLALVQDDPVRLLAWSTVAQAGWVVLPLSALDGRAAAASGGYLLAYVVATLVAFVVVHVVTSTPRLGGAVDHGRTLTAYTGLLRAHPLLGGALGLALLSLAGLPPGVIGLIAKVVALRPVVGQGQWVLAVVAVLNAVIGVAVYLRWFAVLLRDPQEGPAQPVLRTIPRPALAALVLAGLALVATSVMPQLLLGLLG; translated from the coding sequence GTGATCGCCCCGACGGCGGCCTCGACCAGCCTGGTGACCTTCGACTGGCTCGTCCTGGGGCCGGTGGTGGTCCCGGCCCTGGGTGCGGTGGCCGTGCTGGTCGCGGACGTCCTCGCCCCTCGTCTGGTCCGGGTGCACGCCACCGTGGGGCTGCTCGCGCTCGCCGCCGGCCTGGCTCTGGCCATGCCAGGTGCGCTGCGCGCGGGGGACGCCCCGCTCCGCACGCTGTGCCTGCCAGCTCCCGACGGTGCGTGCCTCTTCGAAGCCGGACCGCTCGCCAGCGCGCTGCAGCTGGGCGCCATCGGGTCCGCCCTGGTGGTGCTGCTGCTGAGCTGGCCCGGCACGGACCCGCGAGAGCACCTGCGAGGCGGGCCGGCCGTTCTCGTGTCCCTGGTCCTGGCAGCCACGGCCGGGGCGGCCGGGGTGGCCGCCGCCCACGACCTCGGCTCCTGGCTGGTCTGCCTCGAGCTCGCCACGCTGCCCGCCATCGCGCTCGTGGCCCTTCGTGGCGACGTCCACGCCGGTCGCGGAGCACTGGCCCTGTTGACCACTTCGCTGGTCTCGTTCGCGATGGTCGTCCTCGGCGCGGCCCTCTGGCTGGTGTCGACCGGCGAGGCCGTGTTCGCCCCCGGGGCTGCCGCCGACGCCCTGGCCCACCCGCAGCGTCGGGTGGTGCTGCTCCTCGCGGCCCTCCTCCTGCTCGCAGGCCTGGGCTTCAAGCTCAGCCTCGCCCCGTTCCACGTCTGGACCCCGCAGGCGTACGCCGGGTCCACGGAACCCGTTGCTGCCTTCCTCGCGGCCACCTCCAAGGTGGCGGCACTCGCCGCCCTGCTCGTCCTCGTGAAGGCGCTGGTCGGTGCCGGTGCCCCCGTCATCGTCGCCTTCGGTCTCCTGGCGGCGGTGTCCATGACCCTTGGCAACGTCCTCGCGCTGGTCCAGGACGACCCCGTGCGGCTGCTGGCGTGGTCGACGGTCGCCCAGGCGGGGTGGGTGGTGCTCCCGCTCTCCGCCCTCGACGGCAGGGCCGCCGCTGCCTCGGGCGGCTACCTGCTGGCCTACGTGGTCGCCACCCTGGTCGCCTTCGTGGTGGTGCACGTCGTGACGTCGACGCCGCGCCTTGGGGGAGCCGTGGACCACGGACGCACGCTCACGGCATACACGGGCCTGCTGCGGGCCCATCCGCTGCTCGGCGGGGCGCTGGGACTGGCTCTGCTCTCTCTCGCGGGGCTGCCCCCCGGTGTCATCGGGCTCATCGCCAAGGTGGTCGCCCTGCGGCCGGTGGTGGGGCAGGGGCAGTGGGTGCTGGCCGTCGTGGCCGTCCTCAACGCGGTGATCGGCGTCGCGGTCTACCTGCGCTGGTTCGCCGTGCTGCTCCGCGATCCGCAGGAGGGGCCGGCGCAGCCCGTCCTGCGCACGATCCCGCGCCCCGCGCTCGCCGCCCTGGTGCTGGCCGGGCTCGCGCTCGTGGCCACCAGCGTGATGCCCCAGCTGCTGCTGGGCCTGCTCGGCTGA
- a CDS encoding NADH-quinone oxidoreductase subunit M, which produces MVILVSLVVPAAVAVWLLTGGRGVSHRSANRLATAASVVALAAVVIAVVVRPTVDRGWVPSLGLRWELAVDGISAPLLLLTAVLGVGVVLHTLDRPPQGGTTAAFHACLLLVEFGALATFYARDAVLFFVAFELVLVPMWVLITRFGDAHDPAARADAGGRFILYTAFGSTLMLVGILALVTKAGTSDLDVLAQGGGHGISVGTQTLVAALLVAGLAVKVPVFPLHTWLPPAHTTAPTAGSVLLAAVLLKMGTYGLVRLPLASLPEGFSRVAPVLAVLGAVGIIWGGLACLVERDLKRLIAYSSVAHMGFVVLGLSSGTRTGLQAALFANVAHGVISALLFVVVGGLKERWGDADLQTARAALREVSPRLGFALIVGLAASLGLPGLAGFWGEFLSVYAAWSPADDRPQGLFRALAVVAALGTVLAGAYALRVARTVWAGERTTPFIEDSRASEWGVIAVLVLGVLLLGIAPGPLLAMTGRAVSTIIGAAP; this is translated from the coding sequence GTGGTGATCCTCGTCAGCCTCGTGGTCCCGGCGGCGGTCGCCGTCTGGCTGCTCACTGGTGGTCGCGGCGTCTCCCACCGCTCCGCCAACCGGCTCGCGACCGCCGCAAGCGTGGTCGCCCTGGCCGCGGTCGTGATCGCCGTGGTCGTGCGCCCCACCGTCGACCGTGGCTGGGTGCCGTCGCTCGGCCTGCGCTGGGAGCTCGCCGTGGACGGCATCAGCGCCCCGCTGCTGCTGCTGACCGCGGTCCTCGGGGTGGGCGTCGTGCTGCACACCCTGGACCGGCCCCCGCAGGGTGGGACCACCGCGGCCTTCCACGCCTGCCTGCTGCTCGTCGAGTTCGGTGCGCTGGCGACGTTCTACGCCCGCGACGCGGTCCTGTTCTTCGTCGCCTTCGAGCTCGTCCTCGTGCCGATGTGGGTGCTGATCACCCGGTTCGGAGACGCCCACGACCCGGCAGCTCGCGCAGACGCAGGGGGTCGCTTCATCCTCTACACCGCGTTCGGCTCCACCCTCATGCTCGTCGGCATCCTGGCGCTGGTGACCAAGGCGGGCACCTCCGACCTCGACGTCCTCGCCCAAGGCGGTGGCCACGGCATCTCCGTGGGCACCCAGACCCTCGTCGCGGCCCTGCTGGTCGCCGGGCTGGCGGTCAAGGTGCCGGTCTTTCCGCTGCACACCTGGCTGCCGCCCGCACACACCACGGCGCCCACAGCAGGATCGGTGCTGCTGGCGGCCGTGCTGCTCAAGATGGGCACGTACGGCCTCGTCCGCCTGCCGCTCGCCTCACTCCCCGAGGGCTTCTCGAGGGTGGCTCCGGTGCTGGCCGTCCTCGGCGCGGTGGGCATCATCTGGGGAGGCCTCGCCTGCCTCGTCGAGCGCGACCTCAAGCGGCTCATCGCCTACTCCTCGGTCGCTCACATGGGATTCGTCGTGCTGGGACTCTCGAGCGGCACCCGCACCGGCCTCCAGGCAGCCTTGTTCGCCAACGTCGCGCATGGTGTCATCTCGGCCCTGCTCTTCGTCGTGGTCGGTGGGCTCAAGGAGCGGTGGGGCGACGCCGACCTCCAGACGGCTCGGGCTGCCCTGCGCGAGGTCAGCCCACGGCTCGGCTTCGCCCTCATCGTCGGGCTCGCGGCTTCCCTCGGACTGCCCGGCCTGGCCGGCTTCTGGGGGGAGTTCCTCAGCGTGTATGCCGCGTGGTCACCCGCCGACGACCGTCCGCAGGGCCTGTTCCGCGCCCTGGCCGTCGTGGCCGCCCTCGGCACGGTCCTCGCCGGCGCCTACGCGCTGCGCGTCGCCCGCACCGTCTGGGCCGGTGAGCGAACCACCCCGTTCATCGAGGACAGCCGCGCCAGCGAGTGGGGCGTCATCGCCGTCCTCGTGCTGGGCGTGCTGCTGCTCGGTATCGCGCCCGGACCGCTGCTGGCCATGACCGGCCGCGCGGTGAGCACGATCATCGGAGCCGCACCGTGA